In one Brevibacterium sp. CBA3109 genomic region, the following are encoded:
- a CDS encoding pyrimidine reductase family protein, giving the protein MTEIPRINRLFPDQAKGVKLSEALAFPCDGDQWVRAVFVASVDGAATIAGHAGGLGNDIDKQLFALNRALADVILVGAGTARTEVYGPAEDDPQWWQLRENRSPTPPMAVVSASLDLDFSAALFTEAPQSARTILITRADAPAQARAQAAEVAEVIVAGQSSVDLSATIAELRSRGFARIVCDGGPQLFTDLLEARGIDELCLTRSPSLVAGTETRILHGARFDPPVELELKTLYGTDDGFLYLLYRPAGS; this is encoded by the coding sequence ATGACTGAGATTCCGAGGATCAATCGGCTCTTCCCCGACCAGGCCAAGGGCGTGAAACTGTCAGAGGCCCTGGCATTTCCCTGCGATGGTGACCAGTGGGTGCGTGCAGTGTTCGTGGCTTCGGTCGATGGGGCCGCGACCATCGCCGGTCACGCCGGAGGCCTGGGCAATGACATCGACAAGCAGCTGTTCGCCCTCAACCGAGCATTGGCAGACGTCATCCTCGTCGGCGCCGGCACTGCCAGGACCGAGGTCTATGGTCCCGCCGAAGACGATCCGCAATGGTGGCAGCTGCGCGAGAACCGCAGCCCCACACCACCCATGGCGGTGGTCTCAGCCAGCTTGGACCTCGATTTCTCAGCCGCGCTGTTCACCGAGGCTCCCCAGTCTGCCCGGACCATCCTCATCACCCGCGCAGACGCACCAGCTCAGGCACGTGCACAGGCTGCTGAGGTCGCCGAGGTGATCGTGGCCGGTCAATCCTCCGTTGACCTGAGCGCGACGATCGCTGAACTCCGGTCGCGTGGATTCGCCCGGATCGTGTGCGACGGTGGACCGCAGCTGTTCACCGACCTGCTCGAGGCGCGAGGCATCGACGAACTGTGTCTGACCCGAAGCCCGAGTTTGGTCGCCGGGACCGAGACGAGGATCCTGCACGGTGCCCGGTTCGATCCACCGGTCGAACTCGAGCTGAAGACCCTCTACGGCACCGACGACGGCTTTCTCTATCTGCTCTACCGTCCGGCAGGGTCGTAG